In one Streptomyces sp. NBC_01288 genomic region, the following are encoded:
- a CDS encoding lactonase family protein, which produces MTLATRTVATAAALAAAALFAAPAAVAADAHHTPDSLAQHSGSATVFVQSDNTDANTVVAYARAADGTLAQKGVYSTGGKGGMLAGTVADHLASQGSLAYDRHHQLLYAVNAGSDTVTVFAVHGTQLRRVQEISSGGSFPVGVTFHGNRVYVANTLGGGSVQGFARTGERLVKVPSWHRDLGLDKATSAIGQISFTPDGSKLVVTTKASGQSIDVFPVGGVRGGPSARPVVTSTPGAVPFGFAFDSAGRIRVTEAGTNSVGTFTVGRDGRLTAKGTVPTGQTATCWAVTAGNHLYVSNAASGTLSGYRVGAQGELTALGNTATHPGTVDAAASSDGRYLYVQTGAQGTVDEFRVGPKGALTAIGSVVVPGAVGGEGIAAG; this is translated from the coding sequence ATGACCCTCGCCACCCGCACCGTCGCCACAGCCGCCGCCCTCGCCGCGGCCGCCCTCTTCGCCGCGCCCGCCGCCGTTGCCGCCGACGCACACCACACCCCCGACTCCCTTGCTCAACACAGCGGCAGCGCAACCGTGTTCGTCCAGAGCGACAACACGGACGCGAACACCGTCGTGGCCTACGCCCGTGCCGCCGACGGCACCCTCGCCCAGAAGGGCGTCTACTCCACCGGCGGCAAGGGCGGCATGCTGGCCGGCACCGTCGCGGACCACCTCGCCTCGCAGGGGTCGCTCGCCTACGACCGGCACCACCAGCTGCTCTACGCCGTGAACGCGGGCAGCGACACCGTGACCGTCTTCGCCGTGCACGGCACGCAGCTGCGGCGGGTGCAGGAGATCTCCAGCGGCGGGAGTTTCCCGGTCGGCGTCACGTTCCACGGCAACCGGGTCTACGTCGCCAACACGCTCGGCGGCGGTTCCGTACAGGGCTTCGCGCGGACCGGCGAACGGCTGGTGAAGGTTCCGTCCTGGCACCGCGACCTCGGTCTGGACAAGGCGACTTCGGCGATCGGGCAGATCTCCTTCACCCCGGACGGTTCGAAGCTCGTCGTCACCACCAAGGCCTCGGGGCAGAGCATCGACGTCTTCCCGGTCGGCGGCGTGCGCGGCGGTCCGTCGGCGCGGCCCGTGGTGACATCCACCCCCGGCGCCGTGCCGTTCGGGTTCGCCTTCGACTCCGCCGGGCGGATCCGGGTGACGGAGGCCGGGACCAACTCGGTCGGCACCTTCACGGTCGGCCGCGACGGCAGACTGACCGCGAAGGGGACCGTCCCGACGGGCCAGACCGCCACCTGCTGGGCGGTGACCGCCGGCAACCACCTCTACGTCTCCAACGCCGCCAGCGGCACCCTGTCCGGCTACCGGGTGGGCGCCCAGGGCGAGTTGACCGCGCTGGGCAACACGGCCACCCACCCCGGCACGGTGGACGCGGCGGCCTCCTCGGACGGCCGGTACCTGTACGTCCAGACCGGCGCCCAGGGCACGGTGGACGAGTTCCGGGTCGGCCCGAAGGGGGCACTCACCGCGATCGGCTCGGTCGTCGTACCGGGCGCCGTCGGCGGCGAGGGGATCGCCGCGGGCTGA
- the sigK gene encoding ECF RNA polymerase sigma factor SigK, whose translation MKEAVHIGRNPDAGPDLEELVGRVALGDEDAFAGVYDAVAGPVLGVVRAVLRNQAQSEEVTQEVLVEVWRTAPRYRRDRGTAVNWILTLAHRRAVDRVRSVDAAAARDHKAALLAQLPEYDEVAERVEARLEREQVRRCLRTLTELQRQSVTLAYYRGLTYREVAEALALPLGTVKTRLRDGLIRLRDCLGVTA comes from the coding sequence GTGAAAGAAGCAGTGCATATCGGCAGGAACCCGGACGCGGGGCCCGACCTGGAGGAACTGGTCGGCCGGGTGGCCCTCGGGGACGAGGACGCCTTCGCGGGTGTCTACGACGCCGTGGCGGGGCCGGTGCTGGGTGTCGTGCGGGCGGTGCTGCGCAACCAGGCGCAGTCGGAGGAGGTGACGCAGGAGGTGCTGGTGGAGGTGTGGCGGACGGCTCCCCGCTACCGGCGCGACCGCGGCACCGCCGTCAACTGGATCCTCACCCTCGCGCACCGCCGGGCGGTGGACCGGGTGCGCTCGGTGGACGCCGCGGCGGCCCGCGACCACAAGGCCGCGCTGCTGGCGCAGCTCCCCGAGTACGACGAGGTGGCCGAGCGCGTCGAGGCCCGGCTGGAGCGCGAACAGGTACGGCGCTGTCTGCGCACCCTGACCGAACTCCAGCGCCAGTCCGTCACGTTGGCGTACTACCGGGGCCTGACCTATCGCGAGGTGGCGGAGGCGCTGGCGCTGCCGCTGGGGACCGTGAAGACCCGGCTGCGCGACGGACTCATCCGCCTGCGCGACTGCCTGGGGGTGACCGCGTGA
- a CDS encoding anti-sigma factor — MTTVDLHRLTGAYALHALPDEESTAFERHLAGCEPCAEETAELTATAARLGLAVAATPPTALRERVLRRITAVRQETPGRHPRNRTAPAGPRTRTLSRWALAACLAAATALGGTAVWQHQRAEDARDRARQAVRASDEIAAVLAAPDARTRVAGLAGGATGTVVVSQGRDRAVFVVSGMTRPPGGKVYQLWFDDSGTMRSAGLMNPARTDQAVLLRGTVDGSSGMGITVEPAGGSPHPTSAPLALLTFPG, encoded by the coding sequence GTGACCACCGTCGATCTGCACCGGCTGACGGGCGCCTACGCCCTGCACGCGCTGCCGGACGAGGAGAGCACGGCGTTCGAACGGCACCTCGCGGGCTGTGAACCCTGCGCGGAGGAGACCGCCGAGCTGACCGCGACCGCCGCCCGCCTGGGCCTCGCCGTCGCCGCGACGCCCCCGACCGCGCTGCGCGAGCGGGTGCTGCGCCGGATCACCGCCGTCCGCCAGGAGACCCCCGGCAGGCACCCCAGGAACCGCACCGCACCGGCCGGCCCGCGGACCCGTACGCTCTCCCGCTGGGCGCTCGCCGCCTGTCTCGCGGCGGCCACGGCGCTCGGCGGTACGGCCGTCTGGCAGCACCAGCGGGCCGAGGACGCCCGCGACCGGGCGCGTCAGGCCGTGCGGGCGTCGGACGAGATCGCCGCCGTCCTGGCCGCCCCGGACGCCAGGACCCGGGTCGCCGGACTGGCCGGGGGTGCCACCGGGACGGTCGTCGTCTCGCAGGGTCGGGACCGGGCCGTGTTCGTCGTCTCCGGGATGACCCGGCCGCCGGGCGGCAAGGTCTACCAGCTGTGGTTCGACGACTCCGGGACCATGCGGTCGGCCGGTCTGATGAACCCCGCCCGCACCGACCAGGCCGTCCTGCTGCGGGGCACCGTCGACGGCTCGTCGGGCATGGGCATCACCGTCGAACCGGCCGGCGGCTCACCCCACCCCACCTCGGCGCCCCTGGCCCTGCTGACCTTCCCGGGCTGA
- a CDS encoding Asp23/Gls24 family envelope stress response protein, whose product MTDRTDQPNTTPTQADDELLPCGRLLSRTWDDWERGADDPHLRTCPHCRQAVRGLDDLESVVRGLQAETDTAASAYDTEPLTRRIMDVVRLELRPGRPLPLGEPAEDLWIMEAVAARALRAAAESVPGVRAGSCRLLDGGADGTVEVRLDIHAPADAPLPELAARVRERVWEAADRELGMEVTAVDIRVTDLVSTPMSDDDADADDDQEGGTA is encoded by the coding sequence ATGACCGACCGCACCGACCAGCCGAACACCACGCCCACCCAGGCCGACGACGAACTCCTGCCCTGCGGACGGCTGTTGTCGCGGACCTGGGACGACTGGGAGCGAGGCGCGGACGACCCGCACCTCCGCACCTGCCCGCACTGCCGCCAGGCCGTGCGCGGACTCGACGATCTGGAGTCCGTGGTGCGCGGACTCCAGGCGGAGACGGACACCGCCGCCTCCGCCTACGACACCGAGCCGCTGACCCGGCGGATCATGGACGTCGTACGCCTCGAACTGCGCCCGGGCCGCCCCCTTCCTCTCGGTGAACCCGCCGAGGACCTCTGGATCATGGAGGCGGTCGCGGCCCGTGCGCTGCGCGCGGCGGCCGAGTCGGTGCCGGGCGTCCGGGCCGGTTCCTGCCGCCTTCTCGACGGCGGTGCCGACGGCACGGTCGAGGTCCGCCTCGACATCCACGCCCCGGCCGACGCCCCGCTGCCCGAGCTCGCCGCCCGGGTCCGCGAACGCGTGTGGGAGGCGGCGGACCGTGAACTGGGCATGGAGGTCACGGCAGTTGACATCCGCGTGACGGACCTCGTGTCCACCCCGATGTCGGACGACGATGCCGATGCAGATGACGATCAGGAAGGCGGTACGGCATGA
- a CDS encoding RNA polymerase sigma factor → MAGPRTPDAPPDTRAETDDALLAVRAAEGDEDAFAVLVHRHAPALIRLATSLLGTGAEAEDAVQDAFLSAWRRLPEFQGRSAFGTWMYRIVTNRCLNVLRSRRPVASLEAAGDVAAAEHTTSPARIAEGRHAVRELRDALDLLSAEQRACWVLRELDGRSYEFIADAVGISQEAVRARVFRARRSLTQALGAWR, encoded by the coding sequence GTGGCGGGGCCCCGCACACCCGACGCACCACCGGACACCCGGGCCGAGACCGATGACGCCCTGCTGGCGGTCCGGGCCGCGGAGGGGGACGAGGACGCCTTCGCCGTGCTCGTGCACCGGCACGCCCCCGCGCTGATCCGGCTCGCCACGAGCCTGCTCGGTACCGGCGCGGAGGCAGAGGACGCCGTACAGGACGCCTTCCTCAGCGCCTGGCGGCGGCTCCCGGAGTTCCAGGGCCGCTCCGCCTTCGGCACCTGGATGTACCGCATCGTCACCAACCGCTGCCTGAACGTGCTGCGTTCGCGCCGACCCGTGGCCTCGCTGGAGGCGGCCGGTGACGTGGCCGCCGCCGAACACACCACCTCCCCGGCCCGGATCGCCGAGGGCCGCCACGCGGTCCGCGAACTGCGCGACGCCCTCGACCTCCTCTCGGCCGAACAGCGCGCGTGCTGGGTGCTGCGCGAACTGGACGGCCGTTCCTACGAGTTCATCGCGGACGCGGTCGGCATCAGCCAGGAGGCCGTCCGCGCCCGGGTGTTCCGCGCCCGCCGATCTCTGACCCAAGCACTGGGGGCCTGGCGATGA
- a CDS encoding sulfite oxidase, protein MTENEKKTAAALPLPLAALSGVLAGLAALAVAEAVAGGTRPQAGPVVAVGGAAIDRTPAAVKDWAIRHFGTNDKLFLQLGILAVLAVFALALGIVALRFRRTGTAGVLLFGVVGALAATGRPDSTGITDALPSVAGAVVGAAVLYVLVGRLRPRGPEPADQDAVAPPAAGWDRRGFVIAASAAAVGSAGAGLLGRSLSGAGGRDAVASRRNLVLPVPASRARAVPKGAQLRVPGVSPFVTPNGDFYRVDTALVVPKVDATTWRLRIHGQGVRRPLTLTFDDLLRRELVERDITLTCVSNEVGGPYVGNARWIGVRLADLLAESGVKPPSEGGSADQLVARSVDGMTIGSPVEDLMDGRDALLALGMNGEPLPFAHGFPVRMVVPGLYGFVSACKWIKDIELTTFDAYDPYWVKRGWARKAPIKTESRIDTPKPFARPKTGTVMVAGVAWAQHRGIDKVEIRVDDGPWQEARLAAEDTRDTWRQWSFPWRATKGGHTLTVRATDRTGAVQTDKRTKTIPDGASGWHSVVVTVD, encoded by the coding sequence GTGACCGAGAACGAGAAGAAAACCGCCGCGGCATTGCCGCTGCCGCTCGCCGCGCTCAGCGGCGTGCTGGCGGGTCTCGCCGCGCTCGCGGTCGCCGAGGCCGTGGCGGGCGGGACGCGTCCGCAGGCCGGGCCGGTCGTCGCGGTCGGGGGCGCGGCGATCGACCGTACGCCCGCCGCCGTGAAGGACTGGGCGATCCGCCATTTCGGCACGAACGACAAACTCTTTCTCCAGCTGGGAATTCTCGCGGTACTCGCGGTTTTCGCGCTGGCCCTGGGAATTGTCGCGCTGCGATTCCGGCGTACGGGGACGGCCGGTGTGCTGCTGTTCGGAGTCGTCGGCGCCCTCGCGGCGACCGGCCGCCCGGATTCCACCGGGATCACGGACGCGCTGCCCTCCGTGGCCGGCGCCGTCGTCGGGGCCGCGGTGCTGTACGTCCTGGTCGGCAGGCTCCGGCCCCGGGGACCGGAGCCTGCCGACCAGGACGCCGTGGCACCGCCCGCTGCGGGATGGGACCGGCGCGGGTTCGTGATCGCGGCGAGTGCCGCCGCCGTCGGGTCCGCCGGTGCCGGGCTGCTCGGCCGTTCGCTGAGCGGTGCCGGCGGCCGGGACGCGGTCGCCTCCCGCCGGAACCTGGTCCTGCCGGTACCGGCCTCCCGGGCCCGGGCCGTACCGAAGGGCGCCCAACTGCGCGTCCCCGGCGTCAGCCCCTTCGTCACCCCGAACGGCGACTTCTACCGCGTCGACACCGCCCTCGTGGTGCCGAAGGTGGACGCCACGACCTGGCGGCTGCGCATCCACGGACAGGGCGTACGACGGCCTCTCACCCTCACCTTCGACGACCTGCTGCGGCGCGAGCTGGTCGAGCGCGACATCACGCTCACCTGTGTGTCGAACGAGGTCGGCGGCCCCTACGTCGGCAACGCGCGCTGGATCGGCGTACGACTGGCCGATCTGCTGGCCGAGTCGGGGGTGAAGCCGCCCTCCGAGGGAGGCTCCGCCGACCAGTTGGTGGCGCGTTCCGTGGACGGCATGACGATCGGCAGCCCGGTCGAGGACCTGATGGACGGCCGCGACGCCCTCCTCGCCCTCGGCATGAACGGCGAACCGCTGCCCTTCGCGCACGGCTTCCCCGTCCGCATGGTCGTGCCCGGCCTGTACGGCTTCGTCTCGGCCTGCAAATGGATCAAGGACATCGAGCTGACGACGTTCGACGCCTACGACCCCTACTGGGTCAAGCGGGGCTGGGCCCGGAAGGCCCCGATCAAGACCGAGTCGCGGATCGACACCCCGAAGCCGTTCGCCCGGCCGAAAACGGGGACGGTGATGGTGGCCGGGGTCGCCTGGGCCCAGCACCGCGGCATCGACAAGGTCGAGATCCGCGTCGACGACGGCCCCTGGCAGGAGGCCCGGCTGGCCGCCGAGGACACCCGCGACACCTGGCGCCAGTGGTCCTTCCCCTGGCGGGCGACCAAGGGCGGCCACACCCTCACCGTCCGCGCCACCGACCGCACCGGCGCGGTGCAGACCGACAAGCGGACCAAGACCATCCCCGACGGCGCGAGCGGATGGCACTCCGTGGTCGTGACCGTCGACTGA
- a CDS encoding fasciclin domain-containing protein — MNTRIRRTAVVLAAAAVLPVALSACSDSGSDSAKSDASTKASASATDNSMSGSDATTADQPFGTGCAAVPKSGSGSFDGMAQDPVATAASNNPALSTLVAAVKKAGLVDTLNNAQNITVFAPTNDAFAKIPKATLDKVLADKAQLTKILTYHVVGQKLTPANLEKGSFDTLEKSKLTTAGSGESYTVNDSAKVVCGNVKTANANVYIIDTVLMPTS, encoded by the coding sequence ATGAACACCCGTATCCGCCGTACCGCCGTCGTCCTCGCCGCCGCGGCCGTGCTGCCGGTGGCTCTGAGCGCCTGCTCCGACAGCGGCAGCGACTCCGCGAAGTCCGACGCGTCCACCAAGGCGTCCGCCTCCGCCACCGACAACAGCATGAGCGGTTCCGACGCCACCACGGCCGACCAGCCCTTCGGCACCGGCTGCGCGGCCGTCCCGAAGAGCGGCTCCGGTTCCTTCGACGGCATGGCGCAGGACCCGGTGGCCACCGCCGCCTCCAACAACCCGGCCCTGTCCACGCTCGTGGCCGCGGTGAAGAAGGCGGGGCTCGTCGACACCCTCAACAACGCCCAGAACATCACGGTGTTCGCGCCGACCAACGACGCCTTCGCGAAGATCCCGAAGGCCACCCTGGACAAGGTCCTGGCCGACAAGGCCCAGCTGACGAAGATCCTCACGTACCACGTGGTGGGGCAGAAGCTGACGCCCGCGAACCTGGAGAAGGGCTCCTTCGACACCCTGGAGAAGTCGAAGCTGACCACCGCCGGTTCCGGTGAGTCGTACACCGTCAACGACTCCGCGAAGGTGGTCTGCGGCAACGTCAAGACCGCCAACGCCAACGTCTACATCATCGACACGGTGCTGATGCCCACCAGCTGA
- a CDS encoding Asp23/Gls24 family envelope stress response protein, translated as MTTQTAPVTTQVRPAKDPATTAVSGGTTGADQPAADRGRTSIADVVVVKVAGIAAREIPGVHDMGGGLSRSIGAVRDRVPGGRPNVGRGVKVEVGERQTAIDLDLVVEYGVSVMDVAQDVRENVISAVERITGLEVVEVNVTVNDVHLPDDDEPAHTGEARVE; from the coding sequence ATGACCACGCAGACCGCACCGGTCACCACCCAGGTCCGGCCCGCCAAGGACCCGGCCACCACCGCTGTCTCCGGCGGAACCACCGGTGCCGATCAGCCCGCCGCCGACCGCGGCCGTACGTCGATCGCCGATGTCGTCGTCGTGAAGGTGGCCGGCATCGCGGCCCGCGAGATCCCCGGCGTCCACGACATGGGCGGCGGCCTCTCGCGGAGCATCGGCGCCGTGCGCGACCGCGTGCCCGGTGGCCGGCCCAACGTGGGGCGCGGGGTGAAGGTCGAGGTGGGCGAGCGGCAGACGGCGATCGATCTGGACCTGGTCGTCGAGTACGGGGTGTCCGTGATGGATGTCGCCCAGGACGTGCGGGAGAACGTGATCTCCGCCGTGGAGCGCATCACCGGCCTTGAGGTCGTCGAGGTCAACGTCACCGTCAACGACGTCCACCTGCCCGACGACGACGAGCCCGCGCACACCGGCGAGGCCCGGGTGGAGTAG
- a CDS encoding DUF6286 domain-containing Asp23/Gls24 family envelope stress response protein, with protein sequence MTTAPAEAVPAPVPAPAPAPAPAAQRGTTTVSERAVRRIAERATAEALPGRTARAAATVRGGRAELSLGVTLPYPAPLADGARDVQRHVLERTRELTGLDVPTARVGVTSLAPPRYSRAPVSPAEKTNSPSTPGRWWSARRTPVALLTSSAALACGALALDLVQVHTAHRAAAAWRVSAVHWLSGHGPGDPAVVIAGGLTALLGVWMIVLALTPGLRHRSTVRTEAERVDAAVDRSAIGSLVRDTAGDVPGITAVRVRVGRRRITVWASLAFGDRAEAHTAVTAAAHAAVSSCRLRRAPRVRVTVTPEPVWQPPTTPSVPTTTPAAEEVDQ encoded by the coding sequence ATGACCACCGCCCCAGCCGAGGCCGTACCCGCCCCCGTCCCCGCACCGGCACCGGCACCGGCACCGGCCGCGCAACGGGGCACCACCACCGTCTCGGAGCGGGCGGTACGCAGGATCGCCGAGCGGGCGACCGCCGAGGCGCTGCCCGGCCGTACGGCCAGGGCGGCGGCGACCGTACGGGGCGGAAGGGCGGAGCTGTCCCTCGGTGTGACGCTCCCCTATCCGGCCCCGCTGGCCGACGGCGCCCGGGACGTCCAGCGCCATGTACTGGAACGCACGCGGGAGTTGACGGGTCTGGACGTACCGACCGCGCGCGTCGGCGTCACCTCGCTCGCCCCGCCGAGGTACTCCCGCGCTCCGGTGTCCCCGGCCGAGAAGACCAACTCGCCCAGCACACCCGGGCGTTGGTGGTCCGCGCGCCGGACCCCGGTCGCCCTGCTCACCTCGTCGGCGGCCCTGGCCTGCGGTGCGCTCGCCCTCGATCTGGTCCAGGTGCACACCGCCCACCGCGCGGCGGCGGCCTGGCGCGTCTCGGCGGTGCACTGGCTGTCCGGGCACGGGCCCGGCGACCCGGCCGTCGTCATCGCGGGCGGTCTCACGGCCCTGCTCGGCGTCTGGATGATCGTGCTCGCCCTCACCCCGGGTCTACGGCACCGGTCCACCGTCCGTACGGAGGCGGAGCGCGTCGACGCCGCCGTGGACCGCTCGGCGATCGGGTCCCTGGTCCGCGACACGGCGGGTGACGTGCCCGGCATCACGGCGGTACGGGTACGGGTAGGCCGCCGGCGGATCACCGTATGGGCGTCCCTCGCCTTCGGTGACCGGGCCGAGGCGCACACCGCGGTCACGGCCGCCGCCCACGCCGCCGTATCCTCCTGTCGGCTGCGCCGCGCCCCCCGGGTACGCGTCACCGTCACCCCGGAACCGGTGTGGCAACCGCCCACGACACCCTCCGTACCCACAACCACCCCTGCGGCCGAGGAAGTTGACCAGTGA
- a CDS encoding YihY/virulence factor BrkB family protein, whose product MSAESAESYVGRVRRIAGFRPPAAWWPALRRTPVSLWNDDISDYAAALTYYAILAVLPAMLATVIAFGMISPDTAKEFVTHVTAYAPADSGTELHAALTHVLRTDRTAWPLLVAGSVSALWSSTSYLAVFRRALHRMHGTQDHRSPWRKAPRIVLTALVLLGLLLIGSLTLLLTGPLAEAVGRMAGVDETAAWAWDLLRWPVLLCLVALLVVVVFHTGPAGARRRGHSLPGGVLAAALWLIVSAGFSTYATTLGAYSRLYGSLSGSVVFLIWLWLSNLALLSGAQFAAELAKTREAA is encoded by the coding sequence ATGTCCGCTGAGTCCGCCGAGTCGTACGTCGGCCGGGTCCGCCGGATCGCCGGGTTCCGGCCACCGGCGGCCTGGTGGCCCGCGCTGCGCCGCACACCCGTGTCGCTGTGGAACGACGACATCTCGGACTACGCGGCGGCGCTGACGTACTACGCGATCCTCGCGGTGCTTCCCGCCATGCTGGCCACGGTCATCGCGTTCGGCATGATCAGCCCGGACACGGCCAAGGAGTTCGTCACCCACGTCACGGCGTACGCCCCCGCCGACTCCGGCACGGAACTGCACGCGGCCCTGACCCACGTCCTGCGCACCGACCGCACGGCATGGCCCCTGCTGGTGGCGGGCAGCGTCAGCGCGCTGTGGTCGTCCACGAGCTACCTCGCGGTGTTCCGCCGCGCCCTGCACCGCATGCACGGCACCCAGGACCACCGCTCGCCCTGGCGCAAGGCGCCCCGCATCGTACTGACCGCGCTGGTACTGCTGGGCCTGCTCCTGATCGGCTCACTCACGCTGCTGCTGACGGGCCCGCTCGCGGAGGCGGTCGGCCGGATGGCCGGCGTGGACGAGACCGCGGCCTGGGCCTGGGACCTGCTGCGCTGGCCGGTCCTGCTGTGCCTGGTCGCGCTCCTGGTCGTGGTCGTCTTCCACACCGGCCCGGCGGGCGCCCGCCGCCGCGGCCACAGCCTGCCCGGCGGCGTACTGGCCGCCGCGTTGTGGCTGATCGTCTCCGCCGGCTTCTCTACGTACGCGACGACGCTCGGCGCCTACAGCAGGCTCTACGGCTCGCTCTCCGGCAGCGTCGTCTTCCTGATCTGGCTGTGGCTGTCGAACCTCGCGCTGCTCAGCGGGGCCCAGTTCGCGGCGGAGCTGGCGAAGACCCGCGAGGCAGCGTGA
- a CDS encoding short-chain fatty acid transporter: MSEAVPKVPESTAKGGETWIARLALRFTDFTEKWLPDALGFVLVGTFLILALGLASGEKLLGAPADPTATSGFGLVDAWGQGFWSLITFTLQMAMIIIGGYAVAVSPPVGRLIARLAAWPATPRGAITFTAAVAMLTAYANWAFSLVFTAILAKEIARRVPGVDYRALGAMAFLGLGTVWAQGLSGSAALQVASAGSSPESVQKVIAEGRGSGLIPLTDTIFLWQGVVATAIIFVLAVGMAWLLSPAPENARTAERLGIDLGPALVLERSESRRSRPGEWIEHSPVFTILVFLLGAWYLARHFTNTAGNPLNALDLNTINLILILLALILHWRPVNLARAVRDGVPATSGVLLQFPLYGGIFGMIAYTGLHQTIADWLVSVSNEFLYPAFIAIYSCVLGVFVPSGGSKWVIEAPYVLDAANQLHVNQGWMVVVYDLGEAGANLLQPFWMLPTLAILGLKARDIMGYTFAMFLALFPATLVLVTLFARTLPFP; the protein is encoded by the coding sequence ATGTCCGAAGCCGTGCCCAAAGTGCCCGAATCGACGGCGAAAGGCGGCGAGACCTGGATCGCCCGGCTGGCGCTGCGTTTCACCGACTTCACCGAGAAATGGCTGCCCGACGCGCTGGGTTTCGTCCTGGTCGGCACCTTCCTGATTCTCGCGCTGGGACTGGCCTCCGGCGAGAAACTCCTCGGCGCACCGGCCGACCCGACAGCCACGAGCGGCTTCGGTCTGGTCGACGCGTGGGGGCAGGGATTCTGGTCCCTGATCACCTTCACCCTGCAGATGGCGATGATCATCATCGGTGGGTACGCGGTCGCGGTCTCCCCGCCCGTGGGACGCCTCATCGCCCGCCTCGCCGCCTGGCCCGCGACCCCGCGCGGCGCCATCACGTTCACCGCCGCCGTCGCCATGCTCACCGCCTACGCGAACTGGGCCTTCAGCCTCGTCTTCACTGCCATCCTCGCCAAGGAGATCGCCCGTCGGGTCCCCGGTGTCGACTACCGCGCCCTCGGCGCGATGGCCTTCCTGGGACTCGGCACGGTCTGGGCCCAGGGCCTGTCCGGCTCCGCCGCGCTACAGGTGGCGAGCGCGGGGTCGAGCCCCGAGTCCGTGCAGAAGGTCATCGCCGAGGGGCGCGGCAGCGGACTGATCCCGCTCACCGACACCATCTTCCTGTGGCAGGGCGTGGTGGCCACCGCCATCATCTTCGTCCTCGCCGTCGGCATGGCCTGGCTCCTGTCACCCGCGCCGGAGAACGCCAGAACCGCCGAACGGCTCGGGATCGACCTCGGCCCCGCCCTCGTCCTGGAGCGGTCCGAGAGCAGGCGTAGCAGACCCGGCGAATGGATCGAGCACAGCCCGGTCTTCACGATCCTGGTGTTCCTCCTCGGCGCCTGGTACCTCGCCCGGCACTTCACGAACACCGCGGGCAACCCGCTCAACGCCCTCGACCTGAACACCATCAACCTGATCCTCATCCTGCTGGCGCTCATCCTGCACTGGCGGCCGGTCAACCTCGCCCGCGCCGTCCGCGACGGCGTCCCCGCGACCTCGGGCGTACTGCTCCAATTCCCTTTGTACGGCGGCATCTTCGGGATGATCGCGTACACCGGCCTGCACCAGACGATCGCCGACTGGCTGGTCTCGGTGTCGAACGAGTTCCTCTACCCGGCCTTCATCGCGATCTACAGCTGCGTCCTCGGCGTCTTCGTCCCCAGCGGCGGCAGCAAGTGGGTCATCGAGGCGCCCTACGTCCTCGACGCGGCGAACCAACTCCACGTCAACCAGGGCTGGATGGTCGTCGTCTACGACCTCGGCGAGGCCGGCGCCAACCTGCTCCAACCGTTCTGGATGCTCCCCACCCTGGCGATCCTCGGGCTCAAGGCACGCGACATCATGGGCTACACCTTCGCGATGTTCCTCGCCCTCTTCCCCGCCACCCTGGTCCTCGTCACCCTCTTCGCCCGCACTCTCCCGTTCCCCTGA